A single Betaproteobacteria bacterium DNA region contains:
- a CDS encoding LysR family transcriptional regulator: MNLQQLRYLCAVADQKMAVSEAARVLHTSQPGVSKQLRQLEEELDIAIFVRGRHRLLGLTPTGKRVLTLARRVVAATNSIRSVSQANARQKSGDMRITTTHSLARFYLPEIIKKYSVHHRNVRILVQHAPLTQIPAAVSSGAADIGVTSQVESGSRELTFRTCRVTPRVVLTPRDHPLTRFRRLSLKAIAQFPIVITQPGSTNRQAIFRAFEAQKLKPRLVLSVDDGGVVKACVEQGLGVAVLPAYAFDSVRDTGLCALRADHLFDPSTTAIVLRRNHSLPSYADHFVEMLIPKHA; encoded by the coding sequence GTGAACCTTCAGCAGCTCCGATACCTGTGTGCCGTTGCAGACCAGAAGATGGCGGTGTCCGAAGCCGCCCGGGTGCTGCACACGTCACAGCCGGGTGTAAGCAAGCAACTGCGCCAGCTGGAGGAGGAGCTCGATATCGCAATATTTGTTCGTGGACGTCATCGGCTGCTCGGTCTGACGCCCACGGGCAAACGAGTGCTGACGCTCGCACGAAGAGTCGTTGCCGCGACGAACTCGATACGTAGCGTCAGCCAGGCGAATGCACGGCAAAAGTCCGGCGATATGCGTATCACCACCACGCATTCGCTCGCGCGATTTTATCTCCCGGAAATCATCAAGAAATACAGCGTGCACCACCGCAACGTGCGCATACTCGTTCAGCACGCGCCGCTGACGCAGATACCGGCAGCGGTGTCCTCCGGTGCCGCCGACATCGGCGTAACCTCGCAGGTCGAAAGCGGGTCCAGGGAACTGACATTTCGGACGTGCCGCGTGACGCCCCGCGTGGTGCTGACGCCCAGGGACCATCCGTTGACACGGTTCCGGCGGCTGTCGCTGAAGGCGATTGCGCAGTTTCCGATCGTGATTACGCAGCCCGGCTCCACGAATCGTCAGGCGATTTTCAGGGCCTTCGAAGCGCAGAAACTGAAGCCGCGGCTGGTGCTCAGCGTCGACGACGGCGGTGTGGTCAAGGCATGTGTCGAGCAGGGATTGGGAGTAGCGGTGCTGCCGGCATATGCGTTCGATTCCGTTCGGGATACCGGCCTGTGCGCGTTGCGCGCCGATCACCTCTTCGACCCGAGCACGACCGCCATCGTGCTTCGTCGCAATCATTCTCTTCCCAGCTACGCCGATCACTTCGTGGAAATGTTGATCCCAAAGCACGCTTAA